Proteins co-encoded in one Desulfitobacterium hafniense DCB-2 genomic window:
- a CDS encoding ATP-binding cassette domain-containing protein yields MQKNMEAIDCVLAFLQKISLSNSSIRQYKILEKNWDGIRSIKVNPICGNFSSMPPRTTLCRLFGAGFFRTYKEYIGIFAAMWLVLVPSLLFGGEQQRIALARLFLKKCEIILADEPTGSLDAKNAQKIKRSGRKGYRTIEDPPRLWPCSEWIECPFT; encoded by the coding sequence ATGCAAAAGAACATGGAAGCAATCGATTGTGTTTTGGCATTTCTCCAAAAGATCTCTCTCAGTAATAGTAGCATTAGGCAGTATAAGATTTTAGAAAAGAATTGGGACGGGATACGCTCAATAAAAGTCAACCCAATCTGCGGGAATTTCTCGTCTATGCCGCCCAGAACAACCCTGTGCAGATTATTCGGCGCCGGATTTTTCAGAACGTATAAGGAGTATATTGGGATATTCGCGGCAATGTGGTTAGTTCTAGTTCCTAGTTTGCTATTTGGTGGAGAGCAGCAACGGATCGCGCTGGCCCGTTTATTTCTAAAAAAATGTGAGATCATTTTAGCAGATGAACCCACAGGCTCTCTGGACGCCAAAAACGCTCAAAAAATTAAAAGATCGGGCAGGAAGGGTTATCGAACTATAGAAGATCCCCCTAGGTTATGGCCTTGTAGTGAATGGATCGAGTGTCCCTTTACCTAA
- a CDS encoding polyprenyl synthetase family protein codes for MGLIDDSISVEQQIAGGIERFLAESGSAGHLSGIVLEWVRAENKPGGKQYPWGNLLFTIGDVFGDSQETIVHGAVAMELYALAADIFDDIEDQDNDELPWRTIPAAQAINTANLILFLSFKALAAINDQALYRQANDIFQTMGITACHGQNQEFLYEGQDAITLAQYFDTARKKSGALTAGTCKLAAVLAGCDTSLILDLEKFGQNLGIISQIKNDLRDLFRVEAKSDVRLGKKTLPLVYLANVLKQNREKTEELHKLCSPARRKGAEFGTAETDRLRRFVIQEGAAHYCSVICACFKQEAVEILDTMNIAEEQKRKLIALVENQT; via the coding sequence ATGGGCTTAATAGACGATTCTATAAGTGTGGAGCAGCAGATTGCAGGTGGAATAGAACGGTTCTTGGCGGAATCCGGGTCTGCCGGGCATCTTTCAGGTATAGTCTTGGAATGGGTGCGCGCGGAGAATAAGCCAGGTGGGAAGCAGTATCCATGGGGAAATTTGCTTTTTACCATTGGGGATGTCTTTGGCGATAGTCAAGAGACCATCGTACATGGCGCTGTGGCTATGGAGCTCTACGCGCTGGCAGCGGACATATTTGATGATATAGAGGATCAGGATAATGATGAGCTGCCTTGGCGGACAATTCCGGCAGCCCAGGCCATAAATACAGCCAACTTAATTCTGTTCCTGTCCTTCAAAGCATTAGCAGCGATTAACGATCAGGCTCTTTATCGCCAGGCCAATGATATTTTTCAGACGATGGGGATTACGGCCTGCCATGGGCAAAACCAGGAGTTCCTTTATGAAGGGCAGGATGCCATAACCCTCGCTCAATATTTTGATACAGCCCGTAAAAAATCCGGCGCTCTAACCGCAGGGACTTGTAAACTGGCGGCGGTTTTAGCCGGATGCGATACCAGCTTAATTCTCGATTTGGAGAAATTTGGTCAAAACCTCGGTATCATCAGTCAAATCAAAAATGATCTCCGGGACTTGTTCCGAGTTGAGGCTAAAAGTGATGTGAGACTGGGCAAAAAAACTCTGCCCTTGGTTTATCTGGCCAATGTATTAAAACAAAATAGAGAGAAAACAGAAGAGCTGCATAAGCTCTGTTCACCGGCACGGCGAAAGGGAGCGGAATTCGGGACCGCGGAAACGGACCGGTTGCGCCGATTCGTTATACAGGAAGGTGCAGCGCACTACTGCTCGGTTATATGTGCATGCTTTAAGCAGGAAGCGGTGGAAATTCTGGACACCATGAATATAGCAGAGGAGCAGAAAAGGAAGTTGATCGCACTTGTGGAAAATCAAACATAA
- a CDS encoding type II toxin-antitoxin system mRNA interferase toxin, RelE/StbE family, whose translation MYEVKSTNRFKRDLKYIQRRGYDMRLLTAVIQTLASGEPLTEKHKDHALSGIWSKYRECHVTPDWLLIYKVEDDILVLTLTRTGIHSDLFGQGNCRQCL comes from the coding sequence ATGTATGAAGTGAAGTCGACTAATCGCTTTAAGCGTGATCTGAAATATATCCAGCGCAGAGGCTATGATATGCGCCTTCTTACGGCAGTCATTCAAACACTGGCTTCAGGAGAGCCTCTTACTGAAAAGCATAAGGATCATGCGTTGAGCGGCATTTGGTCAAAGTATCGGGAGTGTCACGTCACACCGGACTGGTTGCTCATTTATAAGGTTGAAGATGACATACTCGTTTTGACCCTCACCCGTACCGGAATTCATAGCGACTTGTTCGGACAAGGCAACTGCAGACAATGCTTATGA
- a CDS encoding type II toxin-antitoxin system RelB/DinJ family antitoxin yields the protein MMADTTNITIRMDVELKKQAEQLFSELGMNMTTAFTIFLRQAVRQQRIPFDIALENPNAETIAAMEEAERVSRDPSVKGYTDIDQMMKELLADV from the coding sequence ATTATGGCTGACACGACGAATATAACCATTCGTATGGATGTTGAATTAAAAAAACAGGCTGAGCAGCTTTTCTCTGAGCTTGGAATGAACATGACGACAGCCTTCACTATTTTCCTGCGTCAGGCCGTGCGTCAGCAGAGAATTCCCTTTGATATTGCTCTTGAGAATCCGAATGCCGAGACGATTGCCGCCATGGAAGAGGCTGAGCGCGTCAGCCGTGACCCTTCGGTTAAAGGCTATACTGATATCGATCAGATGATGAAGGAGCTTTTGGCTGATGTATGA
- a CDS encoding type II toxin-antitoxin system RelE/ParE family toxin, which produces MENKYAVKLLPRVYRDLDGIYAYIAETLTEPVIALKLLDSLEEAIFSLESIPQRGALRKTGAYADRG; this is translated from the coding sequence TTGGAAAATAAATACGCCGTAAAATTACTGCCTCGTGTCTACCGCGATTTGGACGGCATATATGCTTATATTGCTGAAACGCTGACAGAGCCGGTTATCGCTTTAAAATTGTTGGATTCCTTGGAAGAAGCCATTTTCAGCCTAGAGAGCATACCTCAAAGAGGAGCGCTGAGAAAAACGGGTGCTTATGCCGACAGGGGTTGA
- a CDS encoding type II toxin-antitoxin system Phd/YefM family antitoxin, producing MPQIRPITDLRNTNDISDLCHAKKEPIFITKNGYGDLVIMSIETFDAMLEGRELDAAIAEAEAEYTSDNQLVDAREALSKLKRKHFGK from the coding sequence ATGCCCCAAATAAGACCGATAACTGATTTAAGGAACACAAATGATATCTCTGACCTGTGTCATGCAAAGAAGGAGCCGATATTCATAACAAAAAACGGCTATGGCGATTTAGTTATTATGAGCATCGAGACGTTTGACGCCATGCTGGAAGGTCGTGAGCTCGACGCGGCTATCGCGGAAGCCGAAGCCGAGTATACTTCCGACAATCAGCTTGTTGATGCAAGAGAAGCTCTATCGAAATTAAAGAGGAAACATTTTGGAAAATAA
- a CDS encoding type II toxin-antitoxin system RelB/DinJ family antitoxin gives MGQRSYPNIFLHCSVRYGGIPFDLRIEQPNAETLAAIDDVNNNRNMSKTFDSVSALMEDLNLKTQT, from the coding sequence TTGGGACAAAGGTCTTATCCCAATATTTTCCTGCATTGCTCTGTTCGCTACGGCGGCATTCCTTTCGACCTCCGCATTGAACAGCCTAATGCAGAAACCTTGGCTGCTATCGATGATGTCAATAACAATCGCAATATGAGCAAAACCTTTGACAGCGTCAGTGCTTTAATGGAGGATCTGAATCTTAAAACACAAACTTGA
- a CDS encoding glucose-6-phosphate isomerase — protein MVIITSWKRFKEYLYYDQELELLLDISRMNFSAEFLTELAEPMRDAYHQLQLLEKGALANPDEGRMVGHYWLRNPDLAPTEEIAQDIKETLKEILDFAEQIHSGRLQGEKGNPFRNILLVGVGGSILGPRFVADALASSRDKMKAFFIDNGDPDGIDRVLSRIGEELPATLCLIISKSGGTIETRNGMLEVRRAYEEAGLSFPDHAVAITQRGSQLDKLSQKEGWLRAFPMWDWVGGRTSLLSAVGLLSLALQGIDVAGLLQGAKDCDGRTRRPDTLANPGALLALMWYYSTQGQGGKQMVVLPYKDRLELFTKYLQQLIMESLGKEKNLQGETVHQGITVYGNKGSSDQHSYLQQLLEGPDNFFVTFIEVLKDRQGSSAYMEENSTSGEYLQAFLLGTREALTQKGRESLTITVKEVNAYTIGVLIALFERAVSIYALLVGINAYHQPAVEMGKKAAGQAIQLKNNIVECLKKHPDKRFSVHEIALAIGEEAHQEMVFKLLLHLTTNPEHGVNMAAGHPLPESRFFVSGPIL, from the coding sequence TTGGTTATCATTACTTCCTGGAAACGTTTCAAGGAGTATTTATATTATGATCAAGAGCTGGAATTGCTTTTAGATATAAGCCGGATGAATTTTAGTGCAGAATTTTTGACGGAACTGGCTGAGCCGATGAGAGATGCCTATCACCAGCTCCAGCTCCTGGAAAAGGGCGCTTTGGCTAACCCGGATGAGGGCCGGATGGTAGGCCATTATTGGCTGCGTAACCCGGACCTTGCTCCCACTGAGGAAATCGCTCAGGATATTAAAGAGACTCTCAAAGAGATCCTTGATTTTGCGGAGCAGATTCATAGTGGCAGGCTTCAGGGAGAAAAGGGAAACCCTTTTCGCAACATCCTCTTAGTGGGAGTTGGCGGCTCCATTCTCGGCCCCCGCTTTGTCGCCGATGCCCTGGCTTCTTCCCGGGATAAAATGAAGGCCTTCTTTATCGATAATGGAGACCCTGATGGAATCGACCGGGTATTAAGCCGGATTGGCGAGGAATTGCCGGCCACCCTTTGCCTTATTATCTCCAAAAGCGGTGGGACGATTGAAACCCGGAATGGCATGCTGGAGGTAAGAAGGGCTTATGAGGAAGCAGGGCTGTCTTTTCCGGATCATGCTGTGGCCATCACTCAACGGGGAAGCCAACTGGATAAGCTCAGCCAAAAAGAAGGGTGGCTGAGAGCTTTTCCCATGTGGGATTGGGTAGGGGGAAGGACATCTCTTCTTTCGGCAGTGGGACTCTTATCCCTGGCTTTGCAGGGAATTGATGTGGCAGGCCTTTTACAAGGGGCTAAAGACTGCGATGGGCGAACACGGCGCCCGGATACCTTAGCTAATCCGGGAGCGCTTTTGGCTTTAATGTGGTATTACAGCACCCAAGGCCAAGGGGGAAAGCAAATGGTAGTGCTTCCCTATAAGGACCGTCTGGAACTTTTCACTAAATATCTGCAACAGTTGATTATGGAATCTCTGGGCAAGGAGAAGAATCTTCAGGGAGAAACGGTCCATCAGGGGATAACAGTCTATGGCAATAAAGGGTCCTCTGATCAGCATTCTTATCTTCAGCAGCTCCTGGAAGGACCCGACAATTTCTTTGTGACCTTTATCGAGGTTTTGAAAGATCGGCAAGGCTCCTCCGCTTATATGGAAGAAAATAGCACCAGCGGCGAGTATTTGCAGGCCTTTCTTTTAGGAACACGGGAAGCGTTGACCCAAAAAGGGCGTGAATCTCTGACCATCACAGTCAAAGAGGTCAACGCCTACACCATTGGGGTATTGATTGCCCTATTCGAGCGGGCTGTGAGCATTTATGCCTTGTTAGTGGGTATTAACGCCTATCATCAGCCGGCTGTGGAGATGGGTAAAAAGGCAGCCGGTCAGGCTATACAATTAAAAAACAACATCGTAGAGTGTTTGAAAAAACATCCGGATAAAAGATTCTCTGTCCATGAGATCGCTCTGGCCATCGGGGAAGAGGCGCACCAGGAGATGGTGTTTAAGCTTTTGCTCCATTTAACCACTAACCCTGAGCATGGGGTGAACATGGCAGCAGGGCATCCTCTGCCGGAGAGCAGATTTTTTGTGAGCGGGCCTATACTCTAA
- a CDS encoding bifunctional glycogen debranching protein GlgX/4-alpha-glucanotransferase yields the protein MSVVLAYHNSHDPFFRSPFGAVPCGGLLRLRLLMQPEDSSGAGSPVQECFLRLWVQDREERLPMLRVEEPILWEINREGTVTGEEAITGEGVLTGEGVVYEVEYPLPHEPGIIWYYFIFRAGGETCFYGNNQEELGGVGELRSSEPPGYQITVYRPMALPGWYTQGIMYQIYVDRFFNGDEQGKVLNPRPRSLIHGDWSDTPFYIKNEKGEVLRWDFFGGNLAGVIKKLPYLKELGVSILYLNPIFDSSSNHKYDTGDYLTLDPMYGDEEIFAQLIKEAQSLGIAIILDGVFSHTGDDSIYFNRYGRYPGLGAYQSPDSPYYSWYQCHGEGQEKEYSCWWGVSTLPEVWEMEPSYREFIIHSPQGVLQSWMKRGIKGWRLDVADELPDEFIQEFRQMMKTMDPEGVLIGEVWEDPTHKFSYGKLRQYFWGEELDATMNYPLRNIFLQYFLGQIDAGQAHKRIMNLYENYPRENFFGQMNLIGSHDRARILTLLGEAPPPEQLSAVEQEQYRLPAPARDLAVQRLKLLTLLQMSFPGVPCLYYGDEAGCEGYPDPYNRGTYPWGREDQEILQWFKRVLRYRREYEVLRQGEFSSWFEGKEIYVLQRKGEKEEIIVLVNRSAEESTEMTLKLEQNVGQVIDIFAGEVLHSLSLILPPLSAKALFYQKYERGHYFKQEIMTRACGILMHISSLPSPWGIGDLGEEAYAFVDFLAEGGQSLWQVLPLNPLGLGDSPYQSESALAGNFLLISLDLLIEAGLLTEGEARREWADYGQEVKKTEGSEGSEGSEGSEGSEGLGSEGFAWVERYKEKLLRKAYERFKEKLPRYPLDLSSPEGGSQPGTKGYLDPQGYDRFIEENQDWLQDYALYKCLKLKFPGKAWHQWEESYRLRKPEALEAVTEDYAEEINYIFFVQYTFADQWQRLKDYAQEKGVKIIGDLPIYVAYDSCDTWANRECFALDENNAPAGTAGVPPDYFNPEGQNWGNPLYDWDALRAADYAWWKLRFRQGLERFDALRLDHFRGFEGYWEVPPQAGSAKEGRWLKGPGKEFFESLVRELGPLPVIAEDLGCITPEVNTLRAILGFPGMRVTQFSPLQQEGNYVDYSGTHDNDTLLGWYRSQGYSDKDSLAQVERTIEELYQGNGIWVIFPLQDILKLDSRARMNTPGTIKGNWQWRVERGTLTQEVCARLRGLAEKYGRLS from the coding sequence ATGTCTGTGGTATTGGCTTATCATAATTCTCACGATCCCTTCTTCCGCAGCCCCTTTGGGGCTGTTCCATGCGGCGGCCTGCTGCGCTTAAGACTGCTTATGCAGCCGGAGGATTCTTCTGGTGCGGGCAGTCCGGTTCAGGAATGCTTTTTGCGCTTATGGGTGCAGGACCGGGAGGAGCGGCTGCCCATGCTCAGGGTGGAAGAGCCGATCCTGTGGGAGATAAATAGGGAAGGAACTGTTACAGGGGAAGAGGCTATTACAGGGGAAGGGGTCCTTACGGGAGAAGGAGTCGTTTATGAGGTGGAATATCCTCTTCCCCATGAACCGGGAATCATCTGGTATTACTTTATTTTCAGGGCAGGGGGAGAAACCTGTTTCTATGGCAATAATCAGGAAGAACTGGGAGGCGTGGGTGAGCTTCGATCCTCCGAGCCTCCCGGTTATCAAATCACCGTTTACCGGCCCATGGCCTTGCCAGGCTGGTACACCCAGGGCATCATGTATCAGATCTATGTGGATCGCTTCTTTAACGGGGATGAACAGGGAAAAGTCCTCAATCCCCGCCCCCGCTCCCTGATCCATGGGGACTGGTCTGATACCCCCTTCTATATTAAAAATGAAAAGGGCGAAGTCCTACGCTGGGATTTTTTCGGCGGCAACCTTGCCGGTGTGATCAAAAAGCTTCCTTATCTTAAGGAATTAGGAGTGAGTATCCTTTATTTGAACCCCATCTTCGATTCCTCCAGCAACCATAAGTATGACACGGGGGATTATCTCACTCTTGATCCCATGTATGGGGACGAGGAGATCTTTGCCCAATTGATCAAGGAAGCCCAAAGCTTAGGAATCGCGATTATTCTGGATGGGGTGTTCAGTCATACCGGTGATGACAGTATTTATTTTAACCGTTATGGGAGATATCCTGGTCTGGGCGCCTATCAATCCCCGGATTCCCCCTATTACTCCTGGTATCAATGTCATGGGGAAGGACAGGAAAAAGAATATTCCTGCTGGTGGGGAGTGTCCACTCTCCCTGAAGTTTGGGAGATGGAGCCCTCTTATCGCGAGTTTATCATTCACTCTCCTCAAGGAGTTCTCCAATCCTGGATGAAACGGGGTATTAAAGGCTGGCGTCTGGACGTGGCTGACGAGCTTCCCGATGAATTTATCCAGGAGTTCCGCCAAATGATGAAAACAATGGACCCTGAGGGAGTCCTGATCGGTGAAGTCTGGGAGGACCCCACCCATAAATTCAGCTATGGCAAGCTCAGGCAGTATTTCTGGGGGGAAGAACTGGATGCCACCATGAATTATCCTTTGCGGAATATCTTTCTCCAGTACTTCCTTGGGCAGATCGATGCCGGTCAGGCCCATAAACGCATCATGAATCTCTATGAAAACTACCCCCGGGAAAACTTTTTCGGGCAGATGAACTTGATCGGCAGCCATGACCGGGCCCGGATTCTCACCCTCCTCGGTGAAGCGCCGCCGCCGGAGCAGCTCTCCGCCGTGGAACAGGAGCAGTATCGCTTGCCTGCCCCTGCCCGGGATCTGGCTGTCCAGCGGTTGAAACTGCTGACTTTGCTGCAGATGAGCTTTCCCGGTGTTCCCTGTCTGTACTACGGTGATGAAGCGGGCTGTGAAGGATATCCCGATCCCTATAACCGGGGGACCTACCCTTGGGGAAGGGAAGATCAGGAGATCCTCCAATGGTTTAAACGGGTGCTTCGTTATCGCCGGGAATATGAGGTGCTGCGGCAAGGCGAGTTCTCTTCCTGGTTCGAGGGAAAAGAGATCTATGTCTTGCAAAGGAAGGGTGAAAAAGAGGAGATTATTGTCCTGGTTAATCGCAGTGCTGAGGAGTCCACGGAAATGACATTGAAGCTGGAGCAGAACGTGGGGCAGGTGATCGATATCTTTGCGGGGGAAGTGCTGCACAGTCTTTCGCTTATCCTACCCCCCTTATCCGCAAAGGCCCTTTTCTATCAGAAATATGAGCGTGGTCACTATTTTAAACAGGAGATCATGACCCGTGCCTGCGGCATCCTTATGCATATCTCCTCTTTGCCGTCTCCCTGGGGCATTGGCGATCTGGGGGAAGAGGCCTATGCTTTTGTGGATTTCCTGGCTGAAGGAGGGCAAAGCCTCTGGCAGGTGCTGCCTTTGAACCCTCTAGGGCTGGGAGATTCCCCTTACCAAAGTGAGTCCGCCTTAGCCGGTAATTTTTTGCTGATCAGTCTTGATTTGCTTATTGAGGCCGGGCTGCTGACCGAAGGGGAGGCCCGCAGGGAATGGGCCGACTATGGTCAAGAGGTTAAAAAGACTGAGGGAAGCGAAGGAAGCGAAGGAAGCGAAGGAAGCGAAGGAAGCGAAGGCCTCGGGAGCGAGGGCTTTGCCTGGGTGGAACGCTATAAGGAGAAGCTGCTGCGCAAGGCTTATGAACGTTTCAAGGAGAAATTGCCCAGGTACCCTTTGGATTTAAGCAGTCCGGAGGGAGGCAGCCAGCCTGGAACTAAGGGGTACTTGGACCCTCAGGGTTATGACCGGTTTATAGAAGAGAATCAGGACTGGCTGCAAGACTACGCTCTCTATAAGTGTTTAAAGCTTAAGTTCCCCGGCAAGGCGTGGCACCAATGGGAAGAAAGCTATCGCTTGCGGAAGCCTGAGGCCCTGGAGGCTGTGACTGAAGATTATGCCGAGGAGATAAACTATATTTTCTTTGTTCAATATACTTTCGCTGATCAGTGGCAAAGGCTGAAGGACTATGCTCAGGAAAAAGGGGTAAAAATAATCGGCGATCTGCCCATTTATGTGGCCTATGACAGTTGCGACACCTGGGCTAACCGGGAGTGCTTTGCTCTGGATGAAAATAATGCTCCCGCAGGAACCGCTGGGGTGCCCCCCGACTATTTCAACCCTGAAGGGCAGAACTGGGGAAATCCCTTATACGATTGGGATGCTCTCCGGGCCGCCGATTATGCCTGGTGGAAGCTGCGTTTCCGGCAAGGGCTGGAGCGCTTTGATGCCTTAAGACTGGATCATTTCCGTGGCTTTGAGGGCTATTGGGAAGTTCCCCCTCAGGCCGGGAGCGCCAAGGAAGGCCGCTGGCTGAAAGGGCCGGGGAAAGAATTTTTCGAAAGCCTGGTCCGTGAATTGGGGCCTCTGCCCGTCATCGCTGAGGATTTAGGGTGCATTACCCCTGAAGTCAATACCCTGAGAGCTATTTTAGGATTTCCGGGGATGAGGGTGACGCAGTTTTCACCCTTGCAGCAAGAAGGGAATTATGTTGATTATTCCGGAACCCATGATAACGATACCCTGTTGGGCTGGTATCGCTCCCAAGGCTATAGCGATAAGGATTCCCTGGCGCAAGTGGAAAGGACTATCGAGGAGCTTTATCAGGGGAATGGTATCTGGGTCATTTTCCCCCTTCAGGACATTCTTAAACTGGATTCCCGGGCGAGGATGAATACTCCCGGCACAATTAAAGGGAATTGGCAGTGGCGTGTAGAAAGAGGAACCTTAACTCAGGAGGTTTGTGCGCGATTAAGGGGTTTGGCGGAAAAGTATGGGCGGTTATCCTGA
- the glgA gene encoding glycogen synthase GlgA, with translation MFLCCFGGGAQMKVLFAITEAEPFVKTGGLGEVGRYLPLALQEQGVEIRVILPQYSSIPRNYLQKMKTIKEFTVPLAWRNQYCGLKELKYEGIHYYFLDNEYYFRRSRCYGDGDEGEQYAYFSRAVLESVRYLPEFKPDIIHCHDWHTALVPLFLKAFYAQDTLYYNIKTLFTIHNLKYQGIFPREVREDVLGLSGELSSSAQLEFYGGVNFMKAGIMHSDQVTTVSPTYAREIQHPYFGEGLHGVIQGRKDSLLGILNGVPRPWPSPTLADKRANRMKLQEQLNFTNNEEIPILSMISRLVEQKGLDLLLHVLDEILALDIRLVVLGTGDAHYEERLQRFAEGYPGKLRVILGYQEELAHRIYAGADIFLMPSRFEPCGIAQMIAMSYGTIPIVRETGGLKDTVRPYSPISGEGNGFTFTDYNAHELLYAIQKAVEMFRNQKDTWQKLQENALSSDFSWNRSAARYRDVYESLYYSS, from the coding sequence ATGTTCCTTTGCTGCTTTGGAGGAGGTGCGCAAATGAAGGTTCTTTTTGCTATAACTGAAGCTGAGCCTTTTGTCAAGACAGGAGGCCTGGGAGAAGTAGGACGATATCTCCCTTTAGCTCTTCAGGAGCAGGGTGTGGAGATTCGGGTCATTCTTCCCCAATACAGCAGTATTCCCCGGAATTATTTGCAGAAGATGAAGACGATTAAAGAATTCACAGTTCCTCTGGCCTGGAGAAATCAATATTGCGGATTAAAGGAATTAAAGTATGAGGGCATCCATTATTATTTTTTGGATAATGAATATTACTTCCGGCGTTCAAGATGCTATGGGGACGGGGATGAAGGAGAGCAGTACGCCTATTTCAGCCGGGCGGTCCTGGAGAGCGTCCGTTACCTGCCTGAGTTTAAACCGGATATTATCCATTGTCATGACTGGCATACGGCCTTGGTGCCCCTGTTTTTAAAAGCCTTTTATGCCCAGGATACCCTTTATTACAATATAAAGACCTTATTCACCATCCATAATCTGAAATATCAGGGGATATTTCCTCGGGAGGTCCGGGAGGATGTTCTGGGGTTGAGTGGAGAGCTTTCTTCTTCAGCCCAGCTTGAATTTTATGGCGGAGTCAATTTTATGAAGGCCGGGATCATGCACAGTGATCAGGTCACCACCGTGAGTCCCACCTATGCCCGGGAAATTCAGCATCCCTATTTTGGGGAAGGCCTCCATGGAGTCATTCAGGGGCGGAAAGATTCCTTGCTGGGGATACTTAATGGTGTCCCCCGGCCTTGGCCTTCCCCAACTTTGGCCGATAAAAGAGCAAACAGGATGAAGCTCCAGGAGCAGCTGAATTTTACGAACAATGAAGAGATCCCCATCCTCAGTATGATTTCACGCTTGGTAGAACAGAAGGGGCTGGACCTGCTTCTGCATGTGCTGGATGAGATTCTGGCCTTGGATATCCGGCTGGTTGTCTTAGGCACGGGAGACGCCCATTATGAGGAGCGCCTGCAAAGGTTTGCGGAAGGGTATCCCGGCAAGTTACGAGTTATATTAGGCTATCAGGAAGAACTGGCCCACAGGATCTATGCCGGGGCGGATATCTTTCTCATGCCTTCCCGGTTTGAGCCTTGCGGTATAGCCCAGATGATCGCCATGAGCTATGGCACCATTCCTATCGTTCGGGAGACGGGGGGTTTAAAAGATACTGTCAGGCCCTATTCCCCAATCTCGGGGGAAGGGAATGGATTCACCTTTACTGATTACAATGCTCATGAACTCCTCTATGCCATTCAAAAGGCGGTGGAGATGTTCCGGAATCAAAAAGATACTTGGCAAAAGCTTCAGGAAAATGCCCTGAGTTCGGATTTCAGCTGGAACCGATCCGCTGCCCGGTACCGGGATGTCTACGAGAGCTTGTATTATTCTTCGTAA
- the glgD gene encoding glucose-1-phosphate adenylyltransferase subunit GlgD, with product MTNAIGMIFGNLNSSALQGLDPNRPIGTVPFGGRYRLLDFALSSMVNSGIHTVGLITPQQYRPMLDHLGAGRDWSLDRKSGGLFFLPGVIHSLNHTVHFSLQDIAVNIDFLEKDCAKNIIISSSDQVFNLDFRPVLEEHEQAQADITLVYNQSVHPPEGSERIYLRMNAHKKVTAMSKSKEVAGLQSPWNYFIDILIIRRELLLQMLRGYGSIGTIELSEVIAHHLDIINVQGYFCGGYVGRIRSVQDYFLNNMALLQEEVRRDLFINTRPIRTKIRDNPPTKYGKQAQVKNSLISSGCTLEGKVENTILSRGVVIEEGCEVRNCIIMSKCVIGKHSVLENLIMDKFVEINEGSVLKGQPNKLMVIPKKAVI from the coding sequence ATGACTAATGCTATCGGCATGATTTTTGGCAATCTGAATTCAAGTGCGTTACAAGGGCTGGACCCCAACCGACCCATAGGAACAGTTCCTTTTGGAGGGCGCTACCGGCTTTTGGACTTTGCTCTCTCCAGTATGGTCAATTCCGGCATCCACACAGTAGGTTTAATCACACCTCAGCAGTACCGGCCTATGCTGGATCATTTGGGGGCCGGCAGGGACTGGTCTTTGGACCGCAAATCGGGAGGTTTGTTTTTCCTCCCCGGAGTTATTCATAGTCTGAACCATACCGTTCATTTTAGCTTGCAGGATATTGCTGTCAATATTGATTTTCTGGAGAAAGATTGTGCGAAGAATATCATCATCAGCAGCTCCGACCAAGTATTCAACCTGGATTTCCGGCCTGTTTTAGAGGAGCATGAACAGGCGCAAGCGGATATTACTTTGGTTTATAATCAATCGGTTCATCCCCCGGAGGGGAGCGAGCGGATTTACTTAAGGATGAATGCCCATAAAAAGGTGACGGCCATGTCGAAAAGCAAAGAAGTGGCAGGCTTGCAGAGCCCCTGGAACTACTTTATCGATATCCTGATCATCCGGCGGGAGCTTCTGCTGCAGATGCTCAGGGGTTATGGCAGCATCGGTACCATTGAATTGAGCGAAGTCATCGCCCATCATCTTGACATCATTAATGTACAGGGCTATTTTTGCGGCGGGTATGTGGGACGGATTCGTTCCGTGCAGGACTATTTCCTTAATAACATGGCTTTATTGCAGGAAGAAGTCCGCCGGGATCTCTTTATTAATACCCGGCCGATCCGGACCAAGATCAGAGATAACCCGCCGACCAAATACGGCAAGCAGGCTCAGGTCAAAAACTCCCTGATTTCCAGCGGCTGCACTCTCGAAGGAAAAGTGGAAAATACCATCCTTTCCCGGGGGGTAGTGATTGAAGAAGGCTGTGAGGTGCGGAACTGCATCATCATGTCCAAATGCGTGATCGGCAAACATTCCGTTCTTGAGAACCTGATTATGGATAAGTTCGTGGAAATCAATGAGGGAAGTGTTTTGAAAGGTCAGCCCAATAAACTGATGGTCATACCCAAAAAGGCCGTTATCTAG